In Akkermansia muciniphila, one DNA window encodes the following:
- a CDS encoding UvrD-helicase domain-containing protein — protein sequence MPLLTNMLISASAGTGKTYQLSLRFLGLLALNGGNHPERLIAITFTRKAAGEFKDRILTDLAAGAADEAGAARLKERLWAVIKGTDGEPGLWPGAPEAWKEENLHRERFLHLLHILVQNLARLNLCTIDSLFAQIASASAFELGVSGFSMIDPTAEKLARREALLSLYRECSVNRERRKDFEDAFLSGADSDAEAADAENSMMRRLDTYHELFLDVPDAGMWGNPVTLGFTQEELAPPVPLEQFDSVLHDLLEQAKATPIPEKKREANTREDFISYLKSFNTYTFLGKVWFRGKSGSKTDISPEKARAKFAEYWSPLLEKLIQSWLRMETLQVLRRTRATHGLMLLFEDKYSSLVRNRGRFLFHDVTRMLGGGTITPELKRDLQYRMYCRYDHWMLDEFQDTSQPQWRVIKPFLDDLAESKAGNEGSIFVVGDIKQSVYQWRGGDPELFRSVSSQLQLEQRGMSTSYRSVQPVLDLVNDICDYARTAPGCEPAALEQWGEYPEHRCAPHLEGRPGASQIWQAPKEENVSANDLVCQAAADILERTGALRRGLETAILVSTKNQALVIKGWLTDHGIPAEVCDDVPVGVDSPLGKNLLYFFRWLLIPGDPFVVGLLTHSPLRPLITPGCPESMGWKEWRLLLEREGYAAVMEELERRLLQRGTELTDFHRDRLAVWQNEAEQVDEQGVSLDEWIRRMEDLTRREDPAAGTVRIMTIHKSKGLGFDIVILPQIGRDTPFANATHLTHFVKKNRDGGIEGIVIKPPKEIYQEIPQFRELYGEWRARQQFDGFCKLYVALTRAKRATYVILPYREDKGEETADSMWKVVRSSIRSLNRGTEDILPESGASCLYSRGLEGWYAEFPEIIQKRAEESALKWPAQKPLARERISPSGLSEEASPLQGEKHAGAGKAAALGSAVHAVFERITRWDGENKPEWALHPATEAERIVTECMDIPSIRELFTPPETARIMKEQRIEAIDGNNWISGIIDRLILDDGAAVIVDFKTDHAESPEQLRERHSNQLNAYARIVSRITGIPLERITRIIVSTCLKETVPIQ from the coding sequence ATGCCGCTCCTGACCAACATGTTGATCTCCGCTTCCGCCGGAACGGGAAAAACCTACCAGCTCTCCCTGCGTTTCCTGGGATTGCTGGCGCTGAACGGCGGCAACCACCCCGAACGCCTCATCGCCATTACATTCACCCGCAAAGCGGCGGGAGAGTTCAAGGACCGCATTCTGACAGACCTGGCCGCGGGGGCCGCGGACGAAGCAGGCGCGGCGCGGCTGAAAGAACGGCTCTGGGCGGTCATCAAGGGAACGGATGGGGAGCCCGGCCTCTGGCCCGGCGCTCCGGAGGCATGGAAGGAGGAAAACCTGCATCGGGAACGCTTCCTCCATTTACTGCACATTCTGGTGCAGAATTTGGCGCGGCTCAACCTCTGCACCATTGACAGCCTGTTTGCCCAGATTGCCTCCGCCAGCGCCTTTGAACTGGGAGTCAGCGGCTTCAGCATGATTGACCCCACGGCGGAGAAACTGGCGCGCCGTGAAGCCCTGCTCTCCCTGTACCGGGAATGCTCCGTAAACAGGGAGCGAAGGAAGGACTTTGAGGACGCTTTCCTTTCCGGGGCGGATTCTGACGCGGAAGCCGCGGACGCGGAGAATTCCATGATGCGCCGCCTGGACACCTATCACGAACTTTTTCTGGATGTGCCGGATGCCGGGATGTGGGGAAACCCCGTCACGCTGGGCTTCACGCAGGAGGAGCTGGCGCCTCCCGTCCCCCTGGAACAATTTGACTCCGTCCTGCACGACCTGTTGGAACAGGCCAAAGCCACCCCCATACCGGAGAAAAAAAGAGAAGCGAATACGCGGGAAGACTTCATCAGTTATCTGAAAAGTTTCAACACCTACACGTTTCTGGGTAAAGTCTGGTTCCGAGGAAAGAGCGGTTCCAAGACGGACATCTCCCCGGAAAAGGCTCGTGCCAAATTTGCTGAATACTGGTCTCCGCTATTGGAAAAACTCATCCAGAGCTGGCTACGCATGGAGACGCTGCAGGTACTGCGCCGCACCCGCGCCACGCACGGACTGATGCTCCTGTTTGAGGACAAATACTCCTCCCTGGTCCGCAACAGGGGGAGGTTCCTGTTCCACGACGTTACGCGCATGCTGGGAGGGGGCACCATTACGCCGGAACTCAAACGGGACCTGCAATACCGCATGTACTGCCGTTACGACCATTGGATGCTGGATGAATTTCAGGATACGTCCCAGCCCCAATGGCGCGTCATCAAGCCTTTCCTGGATGACCTGGCGGAATCCAAGGCCGGAAATGAAGGCAGCATTTTCGTGGTGGGGGATATCAAGCAGAGCGTGTACCAGTGGCGCGGCGGAGACCCGGAGCTGTTCCGCTCCGTTTCTTCACAGCTTCAACTGGAACAACGCGGCATGTCCACTTCCTACCGCTCCGTCCAGCCTGTGCTGGATCTGGTCAACGATATTTGCGACTATGCCCGGACAGCGCCCGGGTGCGAACCCGCCGCCCTGGAACAATGGGGGGAATATCCGGAGCACCGGTGTGCCCCCCATCTGGAAGGCCGCCCCGGCGCCTCCCAAATCTGGCAGGCGCCCAAGGAGGAAAACGTCTCCGCCAATGACCTGGTATGCCAGGCGGCGGCTGATATTCTGGAGCGTACAGGGGCCCTGCGCCGCGGCCTGGAAACAGCGATACTGGTCAGTACGAAGAACCAGGCTCTTGTCATCAAGGGATGGCTGACGGATCACGGCATCCCCGCAGAAGTGTGTGACGACGTTCCGGTAGGCGTGGACTCTCCGCTGGGGAAAAACCTGCTGTACTTCTTCCGCTGGCTGCTGATTCCGGGAGATCCCTTTGTCGTCGGTCTGCTTACTCATTCCCCGCTCCGCCCCCTCATCACGCCGGGATGCCCGGAAAGCATGGGGTGGAAAGAATGGCGCCTCCTGCTGGAACGGGAGGGCTACGCCGCCGTCATGGAGGAACTGGAACGGCGCCTGCTCCAGAGAGGGACGGAACTGACGGACTTCCACCGCGACCGACTGGCCGTCTGGCAGAATGAGGCGGAACAGGTGGACGAACAGGGCGTTTCCCTGGATGAATGGATCAGGCGCATGGAGGACCTGACCCGGCGGGAAGATCCCGCCGCGGGAACTGTCCGCATCATGACCATCCACAAATCCAAAGGGCTGGGATTTGACATCGTCATCCTGCCCCAGATCGGCAGGGATACTCCTTTCGCAAACGCCACGCATTTGACTCACTTCGTCAAAAAAAACAGGGATGGTGGAATAGAAGGAATCGTCATCAAACCGCCCAAAGAAATCTATCAAGAAATTCCGCAATTCCGGGAACTTTACGGGGAATGGCGCGCGCGGCAGCAATTTGACGGATTCTGCAAGCTGTATGTGGCGCTTACCCGGGCCAAGCGGGCTACTTACGTTATCCTCCCGTACCGGGAAGACAAGGGAGAAGAGACGGCAGATTCCATGTGGAAAGTGGTCCGTTCCTCTATCCGGTCCCTCAACCGGGGAACGGAAGACATACTTCCGGAATCCGGAGCGTCATGCCTGTACTCCCGCGGTCTTGAAGGGTGGTACGCGGAATTCCCGGAAATCATACAAAAACGCGCGGAGGAAAGCGCGCTGAAATGGCCGGCGCAAAAACCGTTGGCCAGAGAACGGATATCCCCTTCCGGCCTGTCGGAGGAAGCCTCCCCGCTCCAGGGAGAAAAACACGCGGGCGCAGGGAAGGCCGCCGCGCTAGGTTCCGCCGTCCACGCCGTGTTTGAACGGATTACCCGCTGGGATGGTGAAAACAAGCCGGAGTGGGCTCTCCACCCTGCTACGGAGGCGGAACGCATCGTAACGGAGTGCATGGACATCCCATCCATCCGGGAACTTTTCACGCCTCCGGAAACAGCGCGCATCATGAAGGAACAGCGTATTGAAGCCATTGACGGGAACAACTGGATTTCCGGCATCATTGACAGGCTGATTCTTGATGACGGAGCCGCCGTCATCGTGGACTTCAAGACGGATCATGCCGAATCCCCGGAACAACTGCGCGAGCGCCACTCAAACCAATTGAATGCTTATGCCCGCATTGTGTCCAGAATCACCGGAATACCGCTGGAACGCATAACGCGCATCATTGTTTCCACCTGCTTAAAGGAAACCGTTCCCATCCAATAA
- the xerA gene encoding site-specific tyrosine recombinase/integron integrase, producing MINQIIANIQQDLSQILTENQKEALSRTLNKHLSNLSVNTPAIENTTPNMLPLFIAAKRVEGCSEKSLRYYESTIRNMLKTLNKPECQITTEDLRGYLDTYQRRGTVSKVTLDNVRRILSSFFAWLEDEDYIVKSPVRRIHKVKTGKTVKETYSDESLELMRDHCDNTRDLAMIDLLSSTGIRVGELVKLNRGDVDFENRECIVFGKGNKQRKVYFDARTKIHLQRYLTERTDDNDALFVSLLKPYDRLQISGVEIRLRKIGKELNFHKVHPHKFRRTLATMAIDKGMPIEQVQQLLGHQSIDTTLQYAMVNQNNVKESHRKFIG from the coding sequence ATGATCAATCAAATAATCGCAAACATACAACAGGACTTATCACAAATCCTGACTGAAAATCAAAAGGAAGCACTATCGCGGACACTCAACAAGCATCTGTCTAATCTGTCTGTAAACACCCCTGCGATAGAGAACACAACGCCGAATATGCTTCCGTTGTTTATCGCCGCAAAGCGTGTAGAAGGCTGTTCCGAAAAGTCTCTACGCTATTATGAATCGACGATTCGTAATATGCTGAAGACGCTCAACAAGCCTGAATGCCAGATCACTACCGAAGATCTGCGAGGTTACCTCGATACATATCAACGTCGAGGAACCGTCAGCAAGGTCACATTAGACAATGTGAGGCGCATCCTCTCCTCGTTCTTCGCTTGGTTGGAAGATGAGGACTATATCGTCAAGAGCCCTGTGAGGAGGATTCATAAGGTCAAGACCGGCAAAACGGTCAAGGAGACCTATTCCGATGAATCGCTGGAGCTCATGCGCGACCACTGCGATAACACACGTGATCTTGCCATGATTGACCTCTTGTCCTCTACCGGCATCCGTGTCGGTGAGCTCGTCAAGCTCAATCGCGGTGATGTGGATTTTGAAAACAGAGAATGCATCGTCTTCGGCAAAGGAAACAAGCAGCGCAAGGTATATTTTGATGCACGGACGAAAATTCACCTGCAGCGTTACCTCACGGAACGTACCGACGACAATGACGCGCTGTTCGTTTCTCTTCTGAAGCCGTATGACCGGCTGCAGATTAGCGGCGTAGAGATTCGTCTTCGCAAAATCGGAAAGGAGTTGAACTTTCATAAGGTACACCCGCATAAATTTCGACGGACGCTGGCGACGATGGCCATTGACAAAGGAATGCCAATTGAGCAGGTGCAGCAACTTCTCGGCCACCAAAGCATTGATACAACCCTGCAATACGCTATGGTGAACCAGAACAACGTGAAGGAATCGCACCGGAAGTTCATCGGGTAG
- a CDS encoding restriction endonuclease subunit S: MFYGKGYPVKKIGDVIEKKIDRVAKIFEKSDEIQYLDISSIDNSSKMVTGLTPYVLKDAPSRAQYVLKQGDIMYSTVRPNLQNIAVNPYSDDNVVGSTGFCVLRCTGVTTGYMWGVINSVPFTESMINQASGANYPAVTDKVVHAYEIPIPPLEEQAAYEQLVNQSDKSKFTALRCSTLNMEGISRRKSAAFWH; this comes from the coding sequence ATGTTTTACGGTAAGGGATATCCAGTAAAGAAGATTGGAGATGTAATCGAAAAGAAGATTGATCGAGTAGCGAAAATCTTTGAGAAATCAGATGAGATACAGTATTTAGATATATCATCGATTGATAATTCTTCCAAAATGGTGACAGGATTGACACCCTATGTTCTTAAGGATGCTCCATCGAGAGCGCAGTATGTGCTGAAACAAGGCGATATAATGTACTCTACGGTAAGACCAAACTTGCAGAATATTGCAGTTAATCCATATTCTGATGATAACGTGGTAGGTTCAACTGGTTTCTGTGTTTTGAGGTGTACTGGTGTTACTACAGGGTATATGTGGGGTGTCATTAATAGCGTGCCATTTACGGAGTCTATGATAAATCAGGCCAGTGGTGCGAACTACCCTGCAGTTACAGATAAGGTGGTACATGCTTATGAAATTCCGATACCGCCTTTGGAAGAACAAGCTGCGTATGAGCAACTGGTAAATCAAAGCGATAAATCAAAATTTACTGCTCTGAGATGTTCAACTCTCAATATGGAGGGGATTTCCAGACGGAAATCCGCTGCTTTCTGGCATTAA
- a CDS encoding PEP-CTERM sorting domain-containing protein (PEP-CTERM proteins occur, often in large numbers, in the proteomes of bacteria that also encode an exosortase, a predicted intramembrane cysteine proteinase. The presence of a PEP-CTERM domain at a protein's C-terminus predicts cleavage within the sorting domain, followed by covalent anchoring to some some component of the (usually Gram-negative) cell surface. Many PEP-CTERM proteins exhibit an unusual sequence composition that includes large numbers of potential glycosylation sites. Expression of one such protein has been shown restore the ability of a bacterium to form floc, a type of biofilm.) — protein MKKSLFSLALIASSLLAVQAATVQIDFGRSDATTEGALNMNYDNATASLGSMPGSVSLAWSTAGGYVSENGYTTTKTAEEEADWKNPFNGSMPFSLGDSFRDGLLTQTADGSGYFTVTFSGLAAGEYALSIFGGFTGKDVFAGQTWTIGNADASNAVWTSFGTDASGNWAEISSVTGDNSGVLTPGNAGTSSATANKGLYSSVENIVVGEDGTLTLTIQGNGSSSYGRTALNYLALTQVPEPATAALSLLGAAALFLRRRRA, from the coding sequence ATGAAGAAATCCTTATTTTCTTTAGCTTTGATCGCGAGTTCCCTGCTTGCAGTACAGGCGGCGACGGTACAGATTGATTTCGGACGCAGTGACGCCACGACGGAAGGCGCGCTCAATATGAATTATGATAACGCCACCGCCTCTTTGGGCAGCATGCCGGGAAGCGTTTCTTTGGCGTGGAGCACGGCCGGAGGATATGTATCGGAAAACGGTTATACCACCACCAAGACGGCTGAGGAAGAAGCCGATTGGAAAAATCCTTTCAACGGCAGCATGCCTTTCAGTCTGGGGGACTCCTTTCGTGACGGTCTTTTAACGCAAACGGCCGATGGTTCCGGTTATTTCACCGTAACGTTCAGTGGTCTTGCCGCCGGGGAATATGCCTTGTCCATCTTTGGAGGTTTCACAGGCAAGGACGTGTTTGCCGGTCAGACCTGGACGATTGGAAACGCCGATGCTTCCAATGCCGTGTGGACAAGCTTCGGTACAGACGCCAGCGGGAACTGGGCTGAAATTTCTTCCGTGACGGGAGATAATTCCGGCGTTCTGACTCCGGGAAATGCTGGAACTTCCAGCGCTACCGCCAATAAAGGGCTTTATTCCTCGGTGGAGAACATTGTCGTGGGGGAAGATGGAACGCTTACCCTTACGATTCAGGGGAATGGTTCCAGCTCTTACGGCCGGACGGCCCTCAATTATCTTGCCCTGACGCAGGTTCCGGAACCCGCTACGGCAGCATTGAGCCTGCTGGGCGCTGCTGCTCTGTTCCTGCGCCGCCGCAGGGCCTGA
- a CDS encoding restriction endonuclease subunit S: protein MSKVLLGDVAIEHKETCKGDKDGYPIIGLEHLIPGEITLTTWNEGSENTFTKMFRKGNVLFGRRRAYLKKAAVAPFDGICSGDITVIEAKPDRILPELLPFIIQNDALFDFAIGKSAGSLSPRVKWEHLKNYEFDLPDMDKQRELATLLWSMDDTKKSYQKLISATDELVKSQFVGFVTLNDLFDHVTCLRRCA, encoded by the coding sequence ATGAGTAAAGTTCTTCTTGGCGATGTCGCTATAGAACATAAGGAAACCTGCAAAGGAGACAAGGATGGCTATCCTATCATTGGCTTAGAGCACCTGATACCGGGAGAGATCACATTGACCACTTGGAACGAAGGCAGCGAAAACACCTTCACGAAGATGTTCCGCAAAGGCAATGTGTTGTTTGGACGTCGCAGAGCCTACCTGAAGAAGGCTGCTGTTGCTCCTTTTGATGGCATCTGCTCCGGTGACATCACCGTTATTGAAGCAAAGCCTGACCGCATCCTGCCTGAGCTACTGCCGTTCATCATTCAGAACGATGCACTGTTCGACTTTGCCATTGGCAAGTCCGCTGGCTCCCTCTCTCCTCGTGTAAAGTGGGAACACCTGAAAAATTACGAATTTGATCTCCCGGATATGGATAAGCAAAGAGAACTGGCTACCCTGCTCTGGTCTATGGATGATACTAAAAAATCCTACCAAAAGCTAATTTCTGCTACAGATGAACTGGTGAAATCTCAATTTGTCGGGTTCGTAACCCTCAATGATTTATTCGATCATGTTACTTGTTTAAGGAGGTGCGCATAA
- a CDS encoding restriction endonuclease subunit S, which translates to MAKYRFEQIAINSTEKKKPVEKDRFTYIGLEHLDSANLKVTRFGSDVAPVGEKLVMRKGDVLFGKRRAYQKKVAIAPFDGIFSAHGMVLRPNVEIIDPDFFPLFISSDYFLDAAIKISVGSLSPTINWRDLKILEFDLPDLKTQRKLAAVLWSINNTMESYKKLISATDELVKSQFVEMFYGKGYPVKKIGDVIEKKIDRVAKIFEKSDEIQYLDISSIDNSSKMVTGLTPYVLKDAPSRAQYVLKQGDIMYSTVRPNLQNIAVNPYSDDNVVGSTGFCVLRCTGVTTGYMWGVINSVPFTESMINQASGANYPAVTDKVVHAYEIPIPPLEEQAAYEQLVNQSDKSKFELEQALAELTATYKRIIAENLG; encoded by the coding sequence ATGGCAAAATATCGTTTTGAACAGATTGCAATCAACAGCACTGAAAAGAAAAAACCGGTCGAAAAAGACCGCTTCACATACATTGGACTGGAACACCTCGATTCCGCTAACTTGAAGGTTACTCGCTTCGGCTCCGACGTCGCTCCTGTCGGTGAAAAGCTCGTGATGCGCAAAGGCGATGTCCTGTTTGGCAAACGCCGAGCCTATCAGAAGAAAGTAGCCATCGCACCTTTTGATGGTATCTTCTCTGCGCACGGCATGGTACTGCGTCCTAATGTAGAAATCATTGACCCGGACTTCTTCCCGCTGTTTATCAGCTCGGATTATTTTCTGGACGCAGCCATCAAAATCTCCGTAGGTTCCCTTTCGCCGACAATCAACTGGCGTGACCTCAAAATTTTAGAATTTGACCTGCCAGATCTGAAAACACAGCGCAAACTGGCTGCAGTATTATGGTCCATCAATAACACGATGGAATCCTATAAAAAGCTGATTTCTGCAACGGATGAGCTCGTTAAGTCTCAATTTGTCGAGATGTTTTACGGTAAGGGATATCCAGTAAAGAAGATTGGAGATGTAATCGAAAAGAAGATTGATCGAGTAGCGAAAATCTTTGAGAAATCAGATGAGATACAGTATTTAGATATATCATCGATTGATAATTCTTCCAAAATGGTGACAGGATTGACACCCTATGTTCTTAAGGATGCTCCATCGAGAGCGCAGTATGTGCTGAAACAAGGCGATATAATGTACTCTACGGTAAGACCAAACTTGCAGAATATTGCAGTTAATCCATATTCTGATGATAACGTGGTAGGTTCAACTGGTTTCTGTGTTTTGAGGTGTACTGGTGTTACTACAGGGTATATGTGGGGTGTCATTAATAGCGTGCCATTTACGGAGTCTATGATAAATCAGGCCAGTGGTGCGAACTACCCTGCAGTTACAGATAAGGTGGTACATGCTTATGAAATTCCGATACCGCCTTTGGAAGAACAAGCTGCGTATGAGCAACTGGTAAATCAAAGCGATAAATCAAAATTTGAACTCGAACAGGCTCTTGCAGAGCTGACCGCAACCTATAAACGCATCATTGCTGAGAATCTTGGCTAA
- a CDS encoding PD-(D/E)XK nuclease family protein codes for MNRFFLSWDKPACRAVAERLLSLGNDFHRHLVLVPTRESGRQLREFLASISRTQATFAPQVIPADQFPRMEEKEETASALEELAGWLLALGDSPHRLYPRLFPRAMPKDFSSMLEMAGSLQNLRHAMANQGISCIMAHHACAGRDERWTDLERLEEQCAQQLESWKLENRTAMKAEAPPRLLNSLRETGGNIILACTAEVPSPLRHALQHAERNGVPVQIWIHAPEEEADSFDSWGCPLPEEWSRRPIQIRDGQIRMAANPARLAEETCRIIARTAEGGTPDIALGVCDPDMNVALDAALRQYGWGLHNPEGKPFGGSGVMDLLRNLQRALEEKGTARPIYSLARSALLCASLGIRNQQSCCAALDKIQQKFLPETEEYLLSRLKEAHPGAFPSIQAILEWRNRMAEPGMLGERLMEWFPALATIYGPEAEAMEMFHSCLSGLMRLQQRSTEFSSPGAALLLLMKCLQPLRVKNRRKAHAALDSLGWMEVHFRPEKHLILTGLNEGTVPEGGVSDQFMPEELRETLGIDSFNRKKARDSFLLTALLHSREQEGSLTLLLSRTNSRNDPLTPSSLLMRCTEAELPRRVELLFQEISDAPAPLPYQRGNWHLQPAEGWKTAADIGAMAPGYKNPWKERGLPFSPSVLKRFLACPMRFWMREALHMNEEEFLPDKEDMAVNELGTMLHDVLECFCREHAVLKDGMNAASLQDAITEILEHTFRKQYGPSPLMPLLLQKRSMEQRLSVYAVQHLQALQEGWSCIAFERQVENWALDGFPMKFRIDRIDRHADGRIRVIDYKTGAASSCEKKHLEPLGRPDALSLLSPALHPYTKRQKNGKLAHARWKDLQLPVYVLWASETYGGHPSAAYYALPANPMDIGISAWDSLHDTMPGYEECALDSARSWTVELMKLLHEGRGLITAEELGWTPPSYDVFKDLMTSRRESLQDLLGLRLTPHLPF; via the coding sequence ATGAACCGATTCTTTCTATCCTGGGACAAACCAGCCTGCCGGGCTGTGGCGGAACGCCTGCTTTCCCTGGGAAATGACTTCCACCGGCATCTGGTGCTGGTTCCCACACGGGAATCCGGGAGGCAGCTGAGGGAATTTCTCGCCTCCATTTCCCGTACACAGGCAACCTTCGCTCCCCAGGTCATTCCGGCAGACCAGTTCCCCCGGATGGAAGAAAAGGAAGAAACGGCGTCCGCTCTGGAAGAACTGGCCGGGTGGCTCCTGGCTCTGGGGGACTCTCCCCACCGCCTTTACCCCCGCCTGTTTCCACGCGCCATGCCGAAGGATTTTTCCAGCATGCTGGAAATGGCCGGCAGCCTGCAAAACTTGAGGCACGCCATGGCGAACCAGGGCATTTCCTGCATCATGGCCCACCATGCCTGTGCGGGCAGAGACGAACGCTGGACGGACCTGGAAAGGCTGGAGGAACAATGCGCGCAACAACTGGAAAGCTGGAAGCTTGAAAACAGAACCGCCATGAAGGCGGAAGCCCCGCCCCGGCTGCTGAACTCCCTGCGGGAAACAGGAGGAAACATTATTCTGGCCTGCACAGCGGAGGTGCCGTCCCCCCTGCGCCATGCCCTCCAGCATGCGGAAAGAAATGGCGTACCCGTTCAGATATGGATCCACGCGCCGGAGGAAGAAGCCGACTCCTTTGATTCCTGGGGATGCCCTCTGCCGGAAGAGTGGTCCCGGCGCCCCATCCAAATCCGCGACGGCCAAATCAGAATGGCGGCCAATCCGGCACGGCTGGCTGAAGAAACGTGCCGCATCATCGCCCGCACAGCGGAAGGAGGAACGCCGGACATCGCCCTGGGCGTTTGCGATCCTGACATGAACGTCGCCCTGGACGCAGCCCTGCGCCAATACGGCTGGGGCCTCCACAATCCGGAAGGGAAGCCTTTTGGCGGAAGCGGCGTCATGGACCTGCTCCGCAACCTCCAGCGGGCGCTGGAAGAAAAAGGGACGGCGCGCCCCATCTATTCCCTGGCCCGCTCTGCCCTGCTCTGCGCCTCCCTGGGAATAAGGAACCAGCAAAGTTGCTGCGCCGCGCTGGACAAAATCCAACAGAAATTCCTTCCGGAAACGGAAGAATACCTGCTTTCCAGGCTGAAAGAGGCTCATCCCGGCGCTTTTCCTTCCATCCAGGCCATTCTGGAATGGCGGAACCGGATGGCGGAACCGGGAATGCTGGGGGAACGGCTGATGGAATGGTTTCCGGCCCTGGCAACAATCTATGGCCCGGAGGCGGAAGCCATGGAAATGTTCCATTCCTGCCTTTCCGGACTCATGCGGCTGCAACAGCGCTCCACCGAGTTCTCCAGCCCGGGGGCGGCCCTCCTGCTCCTGATGAAATGCCTCCAGCCGCTGCGCGTCAAAAACAGGAGAAAAGCTCATGCGGCTCTGGATTCCCTGGGCTGGATGGAAGTCCATTTCCGCCCGGAAAAACACCTCATTCTGACGGGACTAAACGAAGGGACCGTACCGGAAGGGGGCGTTTCCGACCAGTTTATGCCGGAGGAGCTGCGGGAGACCCTGGGCATTGATTCCTTTAACCGGAAAAAAGCCCGGGACAGTTTTCTGCTGACCGCCCTGCTCCATTCCCGCGAACAGGAAGGCAGCCTCACCCTCCTTCTTTCCCGGACCAACAGCAGGAACGATCCTCTGACCCCTTCCTCCCTGCTCATGCGCTGCACGGAGGCGGAGCTGCCGCGCCGCGTAGAACTGCTTTTCCAGGAAATCAGCGATGCGCCCGCGCCCCTGCCCTACCAGCGCGGGAACTGGCATCTTCAACCCGCGGAAGGCTGGAAGACCGCTGCGGACATCGGCGCGATGGCACCCGGCTACAAAAACCCGTGGAAGGAAAGAGGACTTCCCTTCTCCCCCTCCGTCCTCAAAAGGTTCCTGGCCTGCCCCATGCGCTTCTGGATGCGGGAGGCGTTGCATATGAACGAGGAAGAATTCCTGCCGGACAAAGAGGACATGGCCGTCAACGAACTGGGCACCATGCTGCACGACGTGCTGGAATGCTTCTGCCGGGAGCACGCCGTCCTGAAAGACGGCATGAACGCAGCCTCCCTTCAGGACGCCATCACGGAAATACTGGAACACACCTTCCGGAAACAATACGGCCCCTCCCCCCTCATGCCCCTGCTGCTACAAAAACGCTCCATGGAACAGAGGCTTTCCGTTTACGCCGTTCAGCACTTGCAGGCCCTTCAGGAAGGATGGTCCTGCATTGCCTTTGAGCGCCAGGTAGAGAACTGGGCACTGGACGGATTCCCCATGAAATTCCGCATTGACCGCATTGACCGCCACGCGGACGGTCGCATACGGGTCATTGACTACAAAACGGGAGCGGCCTCCTCCTGTGAGAAAAAACATCTGGAACCGCTCGGACGGCCGGACGCCCTGTCCCTTCTTTCCCCGGCCCTGCATCCCTACACCAAACGCCAGAAAAACGGGAAGCTGGCGCACGCGCGCTGGAAAGACCTGCAGCTGCCCGTTTATGTGCTGTGGGCCTCGGAAACCTACGGGGGCCATCCCTCTGCGGCTTATTACGCCCTTCCCGCCAATCCCATGGACATCGGAATCTCCGCCTGGGACTCCCTCCACGACACCATGCCCGGGTATGAGGAATGCGCGCTGGACAGCGCCCGTTCCTGGACGGTGGAGCTGATGAAGCTTCTTCACGAAGGCCGCGGGCTCATCACCGCGGAGGAACTGGGCTGGACACCGCCCTCTTATGACGTATTCAAGGACCTGATGACTTCCCGGAGGGAAAGCCTGCAGGATCTGCTGGGCCTCCGCCTCACCCCCCACCTGCCTTTCTAA